A stretch of Malus sylvestris chromosome 11, drMalSylv7.2, whole genome shotgun sequence DNA encodes these proteins:
- the LOC126591508 gene encoding uncharacterized protein LOC126591508 isoform X1, translating to MAIDSGSKEQPHKEHRSRQSGAKAEKKKKPDASQNGNKRNPKAFAYQSAGKAQRLHSRDVEKQQRRLHVPTIDRSYGEPAPYVVLVHGPPKVGKSLLIKSLVKHYTKHNLPEVRGPITIVSGKQRRVQFVECPNDINGMIDAAKFADLALLLIDGSYGFEMETFEFLNILQVHGFPKVMGVLTHLDKFKDVKKLKKTKQHLKHRFWTEIYDGAKLFYLSGLIHGKYVKREIHNLARFISVMKFHPLSWRTAHPYVLVDRFEDVTPPEKVHLDNKCDRNVTLYGYLRGCNMKKGTKIHIAGVGDYSLAGMTGLADPCPLPSAAKKKGLRDKEKLFYAPMSGLGDLLYDKDAVYVNINDHFVQFSNADEKGEATKQGKPQDVGVALVKSLQNTKYSVDEKLEESFINLFSRKPNLLSNAQSDGIDTDESREQNRMIEPLEEYHCGEAIKGDGSAEESNAEDSDGSESESLDKNEAAHKDASDQDATLKDHLKEYVEIHDGRSRRKVIFRNDLDHNNMEDSAEETEEEDDCDDDNNNDTNNQDSSGSESSAEDEDYHETDETGNIAKWKESLVQRASSRQTINLMHLVYGKSTSMPTTSSNEDHNSSSADDESDEDDDFFVPKGEGNKKHGGIEGGNWDVEDCSKFTNYSNIKDWKEEKLREGIRDRFVTGDWAKASQRNQPTEAKDEDDDAFYGDFEDLETGEKHGGNHTDDLSVGANHKEDDSAKEERRLKKLALRAKFDAQFDGAEASEEELDNKPEGKFGRDQPKESDYFDKLKDEIELRKQKNIAELNELDEATRLEVEGFRTGTYLRLEVHDVPYEMVEYFDPCHPILVGGIGLGEENVGYMQVRLKRHRWHKKVLKNNDPIIVSIGWRRYQTIPVYAIEDRNGRHRMLKYTPEHMHCLAMFWGPLAPPNTGVVAFQNLSNNQAQFRITATAVVLEFNHASRIVKKLKLVGHPCKIFKNTALVKDMFTSDLEIARFEGAAVRTVSGIRGQVKKAAKEEMGNQPKKMGGQPKEGIARCTFEDKIKMSDIVFLRAWTQVEVPRFYNPLTTSLQPREKTWQGMKTTAELRREHNIPIPVNKDSLYKPIERKLKKFNPLVIPKSLQSALPFSSKPKDIPSRKRPLLENRRAVVMEPHERKVHTLVQHLGLIRNEKIKKRKLKDDKKRKENEAQKAKEEQLSKKRQREERRERYRAQDKMKKKIRRSTED from the exons ATGGCGATAGACAGCGGAAGCAAGGAGCAGCCGCACAAGGAGCACAGGTCCCGGCAGTCCGGCGCCAAGgccgagaagaagaagaagccggACGCCTCCCAAAACGGCAATAAGCGAAACCCTAAGGCTTTCGCTTACCAATCAGCCGGGAAGGCCCAGCGTCTTCACTCTCGCGATGTCGAGAAGCAGCAGCGCCGCCTTCACGTCCCCACCATCGATCGTTCGTACGGTGAGCCGGCTCCGTATGTCGTTCTGGTTCATGGACCTCCCAAG GTTGGGAAGTCTTTGTTGATTAAGTCGCTTGTGAAGCATTATACCAAGCATAATTTACCGGAGGTTCGAGGCCCGATTACCATTGTTTCAG GGAAGCAAAGGCGGGTACAGTTTGTGGAGTGCCCAAATGATATCAATGGTATGATTGATGCCGCAAAGTTTGCAGATTTAGCATTACTTCTTATAGACGGAAGCTACGGTTTTGAAATG GAAACATTTGAATTTCTGAATATATTACAAGTTCATGGTTTCCCAAAGGTTATGGGAGTTCTTACTCACCTTGACAAGTTTAAAGATgtaaagaaattgaagaaaacaaAGCAGCACCTCAAACATCGTTTCTGGACTGAAATATATGATGGAGCtaaattgttttatttatcTGGTCTTATTCATGGAAA GTATGTCAAACGTGAAATTCACAATCTGGCACGTTTCATATCCGTTATGAAGTTTCATCCTTTATCTTGGAGAACTGCTCATCCTTATGTTTTGGTAGATCGTTTTGAAGATGTCACTCCACCTGAAAAAGTGCATTTGGATAATAAATGCGATAGAAATGTCACACTGTATGGTTATTTGCGGGGATGTAACATGAAAAAAGGAACAAAG ATTCATATTGCAGGTGTTGGGGATTACAGTTTAGCTGGTATGACAGGATTAGCTGATCCTTGTCCTTTACCCTCAGCTGCCAAAAAGAAGGGACTGCGTGATAAGGAAAAGCTGTTTTATGCACCCATGTCTGGACTTGGGGATCTCCTGTATGATAAAGATGCTGTCTATGTAAACATAAATGACCACTTTGTCCAGTTTTCAAATGCTGATGAAAAGGGCGAAGCAACAAAACAAG GAAAGCCCCAAGATGTGGGTGTGGCTTTGGTAAAATCTCTTCAGAACACAAAATATTCAGTTGATGAAAAATTAGAAGAGAGCTTCATTAATCTATTTAGCCGGAAGCCTAATTTATTATCGAATGCTCAAAGTGATGGAATAGATACTGATGAATCTAGAGAACAGAATCGTATGATAGAGCCTTTAGAGGAATATCACTGTGGGGAAGCTATCAAAGGTGATGGTTCTGCTGAAGAAAGCAATGCAGAAGATTCTGATGGTTCTGAATCAGAATCTTTAGATAAGAATGAAGCGGCTCATAAAGATGCATCAGATCAAGATGCTACTCTTAAagatcacttgaaggaataTGTTGAGATTCATGATGGAAGGTCAAGGAGAAAAGTTATCTTTAGAAATGACCTTGATCATAACAATATGGAG GATTCAGCTGAAGAGactgaagaagaagatgattgtGATGATGACAACAACAATGATACTAATAATCAGGATTCTTCTGGTTCAGAGTCTTCAGCGGAAGATGAAGATTATCATGAAACAG ATGAGACAGGAAACATTGCAAAGTGGAAAGAATCTTTGGTGCAAAGGGCTTCATCAAGACAAACTATTAACCTTATGCACCTTGTATATGGGAAATCTACGTCAATGCCAACAACTTCTAGCAACGAAGATCACAATAGTAGTAGCGCAGATGATGAAAGTGACGAAGATGATGACTTTTTTGTgccaaaaggagaaggaaacaAG AAACATGGAGGAATAGAAGGTGGAAACTGGGATGTCGAGGACTGTTCCAAATTCACAAATTATTCAAATATCAAAGACTGGAAAGAGGAAAAGCTTAGAGAGGGTATTCGTGATCGTTTTGTTACTGGTGATTGGGCGAAAGCTTCTCAAAGAAATCAACCCACAGAAGctaaagatgaagatgatgatgcttTCTATGGTGACTTTGAAGATTTAGAAACAGGTGAGAAGCATGGTGGGAACCATACAGATGACTTAAGCGTTGGTGCAAACCACAAGGAAGATGATTCGGCTAAAGAGGAGAGGAGGCTGAAAAAGCTAGCTCTTCGTGCAAAGTTTGATGCTCA GTTTGATGGAGCTGAGGCATCTGAAGAGGAGCTTGATAATAAACCTGAAGGCAAGTTTGGTCGAGATCAACCCAAAGAAAGTGACTACTTTGACAAG TTGAAGGATGAGATTGAACTTCGGAAGCAAAAGAATATAGCTGAACTCAATGAACTGGATGAGGCCACCCGACTAGAAGTAGAGGGTTTTCGAACAGGGACATACCTACGGCTGGAGGTTCATGATGTCCCTTATGAGATGGTTGAATATTTTGATCCCTGCCATCCTATTTTGGTTGGAGGAATTGGTCTTGGTGAAGAAAATGTCGGATATATGCAG GTCAGGTTAAAGCGGCATAGGTGGCACAAGAAAGTACTTAAGAATAACGATCCCATTATTGTTTCTATTGGGTGGAGGAGATACCAAACAATACCAGTTTATGCTATTGAGGATCGCAATGGAAGGCATCGCATGCTTAAGTACACTCCTGAACACATGCATTGCCTTGCAATGTTTTGGGGCCCTCTTGCCCCTCCTAATACTGGTGTGGTTgctttccagaatttatcaaacAATCAG GCACAGTTTAGGATCACAGCAACTGCAGTTGTCCTTGAGTTCAACCATGCATCACGAATAgtgaagaaactcaaactagtTGGTCACCCCTGCAAGATTTTCAAGAACACTGCCCTTGTGAAGGATATGTTCACCTCGGATCTTGAAATAGCTCGATTTGAAGGTGCTGCTGTTCGAACTGTCAGTGGAATCCGGGGGCAGGTCAAAAAG GCTGCAAAAGAAGAAATGGGTAACCAACCAAAAAAGATGGGTGGACAACCAAAAGAAGGGATTGCTAGGTGCACCTTCGAGGACAAAATTAAGATGAGTGACATTGTTTTTTTGCGTGCTTGGACTCAAGTTGAAGTTCCTCGATTTTACAACCCATTGACAACATCCCTGCAACCTCGCGAAAAGACCTGGCAAGGGATGAAAACTACTGCTGAATTGAGGAGAGAACATAATATTCCTATTCCTGTCAATAAAGATTCACTTTACAAG CCAATTGAAAGGAAGCTGAAGAAGTTCAACCCCTTGGTGATTCCCAAGTCACTGCAAAGCGCTCTGCCATTTTCTTCAAAACCTAAGGATATACCCAGTAGGAAAAGGCCGCTTCTTGAAAATAGAAGAGCTGTTGTCATGGAGCCTCATGAACGTAAAGTTCATACTCTTGTTCAACATCTCGGATTAATACGAAATGAGAAG ATAAAGAAGCGCAAGCTTAAAGACGataaaaagaggaaagaaaatgaAGCGCAGAAAGCCAAAGAAGAGCAATTGTCTAAAAAGCGCCAGAGAGAAGAACGACGGGAGAGATATCGGGCGCAAgacaaaatgaagaagaaaattaGGAGAAGCACAGAGGACTGA
- the LOC126591508 gene encoding uncharacterized protein LOC126591508 isoform X2 — protein MAIDSGSKEQPHKEHRSRQSGAKAEKKKKPDASQNGNKRNPKAFAYQSAGKAQRLHSRDVEKQQRRLHVPTIDRSYGEPAPYVVLVHGPPKVGKSLLIKSLVKHYTKHNLPEVRGPITIVSGKQRRVQFVECPNDINGMIDAAKFADLALLLIDGSYGFEMETFEFLNILQVHGFPKVMGVLTHLDKFKDVKKLKKTKQHLKHRFWTEIYDGAKLFYLSGLIHGKYVKREIHNLARFISVMKFHPLSWRTAHPYVLVDRFEDVTPPEKVHLDNKCDRNVTLYGYLRGCNMKKGTKIHIAGVGDYSLAGMTGLADPCPLPSAAKKKGLRDKEKLFYAPMSGLGDLLYDKDAVYVNINDHFVQFSNADEKGEATKQGKPQDVGVALVKSLQNTKYSVDEKLEESFINLFSRKPNLLSNAQSDGIDTDESREQNRMIEPLEEYHCGEAIKGDGSAEESNAEDSDGSESESLDKNEAAHKDASDQDATLKDHLKEYVEIHDGRSRRKVIFRNDLDHNNMEDSAEETEEEDDCDDDNNNDTNNQDSSGSESSAEDEDYHETDETGNIAKWKESLVQRASSRQTINLMHLVYGKSTSMPTTSSNEDHNSSSADDESDEDDDFFVPKGEGNKKHGGIEGGNWDVEDCSKFTNYSNIKDWKEEKLREGIRDRFVTGDWAKASQRNQPTEAKDEDDDAFYGDFEDLETGEKHGGNHTDDLSVGANHKEDDSAKEERRLKKLALRAKFDATFDGAEASEEELDNKPEGKFGRDQPKESDYFDKLKDEIELRKQKNIAELNELDEATRLEVEGFRTGTYLRLEVHDVPYEMVEYFDPCHPILVGGIGLGEENVGYMQVRLKRHRWHKKVLKNNDPIIVSIGWRRYQTIPVYAIEDRNGRHRMLKYTPEHMHCLAMFWGPLAPPNTGVVAFQNLSNNQAQFRITATAVVLEFNHASRIVKKLKLVGHPCKIFKNTALVKDMFTSDLEIARFEGAAVRTVSGIRGQVKKAAKEEMGNQPKKMGGQPKEGIARCTFEDKIKMSDIVFLRAWTQVEVPRFYNPLTTSLQPREKTWQGMKTTAELRREHNIPIPVNKDSLYKPIERKLKKFNPLVIPKSLQSALPFSSKPKDIPSRKRPLLENRRAVVMEPHERKVHTLVQHLGLIRNEKIKKRKLKDDKKRKENEAQKAKEEQLSKKRQREERRERYRAQDKMKKKIRRSTED, from the exons ATGGCGATAGACAGCGGAAGCAAGGAGCAGCCGCACAAGGAGCACAGGTCCCGGCAGTCCGGCGCCAAGgccgagaagaagaagaagccggACGCCTCCCAAAACGGCAATAAGCGAAACCCTAAGGCTTTCGCTTACCAATCAGCCGGGAAGGCCCAGCGTCTTCACTCTCGCGATGTCGAGAAGCAGCAGCGCCGCCTTCACGTCCCCACCATCGATCGTTCGTACGGTGAGCCGGCTCCGTATGTCGTTCTGGTTCATGGACCTCCCAAG GTTGGGAAGTCTTTGTTGATTAAGTCGCTTGTGAAGCATTATACCAAGCATAATTTACCGGAGGTTCGAGGCCCGATTACCATTGTTTCAG GGAAGCAAAGGCGGGTACAGTTTGTGGAGTGCCCAAATGATATCAATGGTATGATTGATGCCGCAAAGTTTGCAGATTTAGCATTACTTCTTATAGACGGAAGCTACGGTTTTGAAATG GAAACATTTGAATTTCTGAATATATTACAAGTTCATGGTTTCCCAAAGGTTATGGGAGTTCTTACTCACCTTGACAAGTTTAAAGATgtaaagaaattgaagaaaacaaAGCAGCACCTCAAACATCGTTTCTGGACTGAAATATATGATGGAGCtaaattgttttatttatcTGGTCTTATTCATGGAAA GTATGTCAAACGTGAAATTCACAATCTGGCACGTTTCATATCCGTTATGAAGTTTCATCCTTTATCTTGGAGAACTGCTCATCCTTATGTTTTGGTAGATCGTTTTGAAGATGTCACTCCACCTGAAAAAGTGCATTTGGATAATAAATGCGATAGAAATGTCACACTGTATGGTTATTTGCGGGGATGTAACATGAAAAAAGGAACAAAG ATTCATATTGCAGGTGTTGGGGATTACAGTTTAGCTGGTATGACAGGATTAGCTGATCCTTGTCCTTTACCCTCAGCTGCCAAAAAGAAGGGACTGCGTGATAAGGAAAAGCTGTTTTATGCACCCATGTCTGGACTTGGGGATCTCCTGTATGATAAAGATGCTGTCTATGTAAACATAAATGACCACTTTGTCCAGTTTTCAAATGCTGATGAAAAGGGCGAAGCAACAAAACAAG GAAAGCCCCAAGATGTGGGTGTGGCTTTGGTAAAATCTCTTCAGAACACAAAATATTCAGTTGATGAAAAATTAGAAGAGAGCTTCATTAATCTATTTAGCCGGAAGCCTAATTTATTATCGAATGCTCAAAGTGATGGAATAGATACTGATGAATCTAGAGAACAGAATCGTATGATAGAGCCTTTAGAGGAATATCACTGTGGGGAAGCTATCAAAGGTGATGGTTCTGCTGAAGAAAGCAATGCAGAAGATTCTGATGGTTCTGAATCAGAATCTTTAGATAAGAATGAAGCGGCTCATAAAGATGCATCAGATCAAGATGCTACTCTTAAagatcacttgaaggaataTGTTGAGATTCATGATGGAAGGTCAAGGAGAAAAGTTATCTTTAGAAATGACCTTGATCATAACAATATGGAG GATTCAGCTGAAGAGactgaagaagaagatgattgtGATGATGACAACAACAATGATACTAATAATCAGGATTCTTCTGGTTCAGAGTCTTCAGCGGAAGATGAAGATTATCATGAAACAG ATGAGACAGGAAACATTGCAAAGTGGAAAGAATCTTTGGTGCAAAGGGCTTCATCAAGACAAACTATTAACCTTATGCACCTTGTATATGGGAAATCTACGTCAATGCCAACAACTTCTAGCAACGAAGATCACAATAGTAGTAGCGCAGATGATGAAAGTGACGAAGATGATGACTTTTTTGTgccaaaaggagaaggaaacaAG AAACATGGAGGAATAGAAGGTGGAAACTGGGATGTCGAGGACTGTTCCAAATTCACAAATTATTCAAATATCAAAGACTGGAAAGAGGAAAAGCTTAGAGAGGGTATTCGTGATCGTTTTGTTACTGGTGATTGGGCGAAAGCTTCTCAAAGAAATCAACCCACAGAAGctaaagatgaagatgatgatgcttTCTATGGTGACTTTGAAGATTTAGAAACAGGTGAGAAGCATGGTGGGAACCATACAGATGACTTAAGCGTTGGTGCAAACCACAAGGAAGATGATTCGGCTAAAGAGGAGAGGAGGCTGAAAAAGCTAGCTCTTCGTGCAAAGTTTGATG CAACGTTTGATGGAGCTGAGGCATCTGAAGAGGAGCTTGATAATAAACCTGAAGGCAAGTTTGGTCGAGATCAACCCAAAGAAAGTGACTACTTTGACAAG TTGAAGGATGAGATTGAACTTCGGAAGCAAAAGAATATAGCTGAACTCAATGAACTGGATGAGGCCACCCGACTAGAAGTAGAGGGTTTTCGAACAGGGACATACCTACGGCTGGAGGTTCATGATGTCCCTTATGAGATGGTTGAATATTTTGATCCCTGCCATCCTATTTTGGTTGGAGGAATTGGTCTTGGTGAAGAAAATGTCGGATATATGCAG GTCAGGTTAAAGCGGCATAGGTGGCACAAGAAAGTACTTAAGAATAACGATCCCATTATTGTTTCTATTGGGTGGAGGAGATACCAAACAATACCAGTTTATGCTATTGAGGATCGCAATGGAAGGCATCGCATGCTTAAGTACACTCCTGAACACATGCATTGCCTTGCAATGTTTTGGGGCCCTCTTGCCCCTCCTAATACTGGTGTGGTTgctttccagaatttatcaaacAATCAG GCACAGTTTAGGATCACAGCAACTGCAGTTGTCCTTGAGTTCAACCATGCATCACGAATAgtgaagaaactcaaactagtTGGTCACCCCTGCAAGATTTTCAAGAACACTGCCCTTGTGAAGGATATGTTCACCTCGGATCTTGAAATAGCTCGATTTGAAGGTGCTGCTGTTCGAACTGTCAGTGGAATCCGGGGGCAGGTCAAAAAG GCTGCAAAAGAAGAAATGGGTAACCAACCAAAAAAGATGGGTGGACAACCAAAAGAAGGGATTGCTAGGTGCACCTTCGAGGACAAAATTAAGATGAGTGACATTGTTTTTTTGCGTGCTTGGACTCAAGTTGAAGTTCCTCGATTTTACAACCCATTGACAACATCCCTGCAACCTCGCGAAAAGACCTGGCAAGGGATGAAAACTACTGCTGAATTGAGGAGAGAACATAATATTCCTATTCCTGTCAATAAAGATTCACTTTACAAG CCAATTGAAAGGAAGCTGAAGAAGTTCAACCCCTTGGTGATTCCCAAGTCACTGCAAAGCGCTCTGCCATTTTCTTCAAAACCTAAGGATATACCCAGTAGGAAAAGGCCGCTTCTTGAAAATAGAAGAGCTGTTGTCATGGAGCCTCATGAACGTAAAGTTCATACTCTTGTTCAACATCTCGGATTAATACGAAATGAGAAG ATAAAGAAGCGCAAGCTTAAAGACGataaaaagaggaaagaaaatgaAGCGCAGAAAGCCAAAGAAGAGCAATTGTCTAAAAAGCGCCAGAGAGAAGAACGACGGGAGAGATATCGGGCGCAAgacaaaatgaagaagaaaattaGGAGAAGCACAGAGGACTGA
- the LOC126591511 gene encoding protein CLAVATA 3 — MASRSSVAICLVFLVASCLLRMEEAASTECMRTGHGCLGGEGAGFRGNQNRKMLVAGIEGKNNEVDVGTSGKLLQDEEADGDDEIMNGKNKLEVGSELRKVPSGPDPLHHNGNAPKKPRTDP; from the exons ATGGCATCAAGATCATCAGTGGctatttgtttagtttttctTGTGGCTTCGTGCTTGCTGCGGATGGAGGAAGCTGCTAGCACtg AATGCATGCGCACTGGCCATGGGTGCCTTGGTGGTGAGGGAGCTGGTTTCCGAGGAAATCAAAACAGAAAG ATGCTGGTTGCTGGCATCGAAGGAAAAAATAATGAGGTTGATGTTGGTACGAGTGGGAAGTTGCTGCAGGATGAAGAAGCTGACGGCGATGATGAGATTATGAATGGAAAGAACAAGTTGGAGGTTGGGTCTGAGTTAAGGAAGGTTCCTTCTGGTCCTGACCCACTGCACCACAATGGAAATGCCCCCAAAAAGCCTCGCACTGATCCTTAA
- the LOC126590287 gene encoding uncharacterized protein LOC126590287 produces the protein MDSLETGKLILENDRNAAIVSEIDQTMKKHTDNLLHVLESVSAQLTQLESRTRILENSVDDLKISVGNNHGNTDGTMRQLEDLEKHHLPDHGGQDPALQSHQDGDAPPPPSESSSSKPLDENLFSDLTVQFQTLPNPEGPLTQTHDDLVQNQTLASKPTPPATTSRRKKRAASLRIGYARDSYSISTSPVVPTSTPSTDSANSSSPPIC, from the coding sequence ATGGATTCCCTTGAAACTGGAAAACTTATTTTAGAGAATGACCGCAATGCTGCAATTGTGTCAGAGATTGACCAGACCATGAAGAAGCATACTGATAATTTGCTGCATGTGTTGGAAAGCGTTAGTGCACAACTAACACAACTAGAGAGCAGAACCCGCATTCTTGAAAATTCTGTGGATGATTTGAAGATATCTGTTGGAAACAATCATGGTAATACTGATGGAACGATGCGACAATTGGAGGATTTGGAGAAACACCATCTCCCTGATCACGGTGGTCAAGATCCAGCCCTTCAATCTCACCAAGATGGAGATGCTCCGCCACCTCCGTCAGAATCATCATCCTCCAAGCCTCTTGACGAGAACCTTTTCTCGGACCTCACAGTCCAATTCCAGACCCTCCCAAACCCAGAAGGTCCGCTAACGCAGACACACGACGACCTTGTTCAGAATCAAACCCTAGCATCGAAACCAACACCGCCTGCGACAACATCCAGACGGAAAAAGCGAGCCGCTAGCCTCCGCATCGGATATGCCCGCGATTCCTATTCCATTTCCACCAGCCCCGTGGTCCCTACTTCCACTCCATCTACTGACTCCGCCAACTCTTCCTCTCCCCCAATCTGTTAA